The Arenicella xantha genome window below encodes:
- the mgtE gene encoding magnesium transporter, whose amino-acid sequence MSLDNEPTVEIGSSATELAHFLESQPLTERAAAWLALSQKERSDALPYLHDEIKVALLESTPIDEVVLLAENMEPSDVADVIDLVDVELAKEIIDSLSDAEKASVEASLDYNDDVVGRWLKRDVITLSANRSVAQVLRYIRVNGLASYTDQVFIVGHDKKYRGAVALASILEADEGTQLKELPFIDSTTVLNPAMPLSDLTMLFRRKHFISAPVVDESGTLLGRVTADDAISFMQDEADHQFMSMAGLDEEDDLFAPVFSSSKRRAVWLGINLLTAFLASFVIGQFEDVLQEVVALAVLMPVVASMGGIAGSQTLTIVIRGLALERISDSNIRPLLIKELGVAALNGCTWAIIVGLVAFWWFSNPMLGIVIGCSILINLVAAAFSGLLIPVILEKLDLDPALSGSVVLTTVTDIVGFLSFLGMGAWLLV is encoded by the coding sequence ATGAGTTTAGATAACGAACCAACCGTCGAGATAGGCTCAAGCGCGACCGAGCTTGCGCACTTTCTAGAAAGCCAGCCATTGACCGAGCGGGCGGCAGCTTGGTTGGCGCTATCGCAAAAGGAGCGTAGCGACGCGTTACCGTATTTACACGACGAGATAAAAGTAGCGCTGCTTGAAAGCACGCCGATTGACGAAGTGGTGTTGCTGGCCGAGAACATGGAGCCCAGCGATGTTGCGGATGTCATCGACTTGGTGGATGTCGAGCTGGCGAAGGAGATTATCGACAGTCTCTCTGACGCGGAGAAAGCGTCAGTAGAGGCGTCACTCGATTACAATGATGACGTGGTCGGCCGATGGTTAAAACGCGACGTTATCACGTTGTCCGCCAACCGTTCTGTTGCGCAGGTGTTGCGTTACATTCGAGTTAATGGGCTGGCTTCGTATACTGACCAAGTGTTTATTGTGGGGCATGATAAAAAATATCGCGGAGCGGTTGCGCTGGCCAGCATTCTGGAGGCAGACGAAGGAACACAACTCAAAGAGCTGCCGTTTATTGATAGTACCACTGTGTTAAATCCAGCCATGCCGCTAAGCGATTTAACCATGCTGTTTCGTCGTAAACACTTTATTTCGGCGCCGGTAGTTGATGAGTCGGGCACCTTACTAGGTCGCGTCACGGCAGATGATGCTATTTCGTTTATGCAAGACGAAGCTGACCATCAGTTTATGAGTATGGCTGGTCTGGATGAAGAGGATGATTTATTTGCGCCAGTGTTTTCGTCATCTAAACGTCGAGCGGTGTGGTTAGGCATTAATTTACTCACGGCCTTTTTAGCCTCATTCGTCATTGGCCAATTTGAAGATGTTCTACAAGAAGTTGTCGCCTTGGCCGTGTTAATGCCAGTGGTCGCCAGCATGGGCGGAATCGCTGGCAGTCAAACGCTGACTATTGTTATTCGAGGACTAGCACTGGAACGGATTAGTGATAGCAATATACGACCACTGTTAATCAAAGAGTTGGGTGTGGCAGCCTTGAACGGCTGTACTTGGGCAATAATTGTTGGCTTGGTCGCTTTTTGGTGGTTCTCAAATCCAATGTTAGGAATCGTCATTGGATGTTCTATATTGATTAACCTCGTTGCTGCAGCGTTTTCTGGCTTATTGATTCCAGTGATATTGGAAAAATTGGATCTCGACCCCGCATTATCGGGATCCGTGGTGTTAACCACCGTGACCGACATCGTAGGATTTCTGAGCTTTCTGGGTATGGGTGCATGGCTGCTCGTTTAA
- a CDS encoding succinylglutamate desuccinylase/aspartoacylase family protein, whose protein sequence is MDKLVIGGQEIAPGTTCQIELPVVRLYTDTDISMPIHVIRSRKDGPTMFVSAAVHGDELNGIEIIRRLIRMKSFKLSRGTLILVPMVNVYGVLSQSRYMPDRRDLNRCFPGSSKGSLAGIVAHKLMTEIVKHCQYGIDLHTGAIHRSNLPQIRANLKDAETLELAEAFGVPVLLNANLRDGSLRQSALEQGTKILLYEAGQALRYDELSIRAGVRGIQRVLAKLGMTRSKPQKSKYTPYVANTSSWVRASHSGLSTSRRNLGDHVHKGDVLAQIGSPLGETFGEVVASKTGIIIGKQNIPLVQEGDAMFHIAYFSEEEGDIADNIQSMSETLLSSETTQING, encoded by the coding sequence GTGGATAAGCTGGTAATAGGTGGTCAGGAAATAGCGCCAGGTACGACCTGCCAAATTGAGCTGCCGGTGGTACGTTTGTATACCGATACTGACATCAGTATGCCGATCCATGTTATTCGCAGTCGTAAAGATGGCCCAACTATGTTTGTATCGGCAGCAGTTCATGGTGATGAACTTAACGGCATTGAGATTATTCGTCGATTGATTCGCATGAAAAGTTTCAAGTTGAGCCGTGGAACTTTGATTTTGGTGCCGATGGTGAACGTGTACGGCGTGTTGAGCCAAAGCCGTTATATGCCTGATCGGCGTGACCTTAATCGCTGTTTTCCAGGCTCGTCGAAGGGCTCATTGGCCGGCATCGTGGCGCATAAGCTGATGACGGAAATCGTCAAGCATTGTCAGTACGGTATTGATTTACACACTGGTGCGATCCATCGCTCAAACTTGCCTCAAATTCGCGCCAATCTAAAAGATGCTGAGACCTTAGAGCTAGCGGAGGCTTTCGGTGTGCCGGTGCTGTTGAATGCCAATTTACGTGATGGCTCGTTGCGTCAGTCAGCCTTAGAGCAAGGCACAAAAATTCTATTGTATGAAGCTGGCCAAGCTTTGCGCTACGACGAATTGTCGATTCGTGCCGGTGTCCGTGGTATTCAGCGTGTTTTAGCAAAACTCGGCATGACTCGATCTAAGCCACAAAAGTCTAAATATACGCCGTATGTAGCGAACACCAGTTCATGGGTGCGCGCTAGTCACAGTGGGTTGAGCACCAGTCGACGTAACTTGGGCGACCATGTACATAAGGGCGATGTGCTTGCGCAAATCGGAAGTCCGTTAGGCGAAACCTTTGGCGAGGTAGTAGCCAGTAAAACTGGGATTATTATTGGTAAGCAGAACATTCCATTGGTGCAAGAGGGTGATGCAATGTTTCACATAGCCTACTTTAGTGAAGAGGAAGGGGATATCGCCGACAATATTCAGTCGATGTCGGAAACCTTACTGTCATCAGAAACTACCCAGATCAATGGGTAG
- the rimK gene encoding 30S ribosomal protein S6--L-glutamate ligase, whose product MKIAILSRNKKLYSTKRLVEAGVARGHQVDVIDTLQCYMDITKARSVVRYRGEELPRYDAVIPRIGASITFYGTAVVRQFEMMGTFSVNESVAISRSRDKLRSLQLLSRKNVGLPRTGFANKSTNIKDLIKTVGGAPLVVKLLEGTQGIGVVLAENNKSAESIIEAFMGLNANILVQEFIKEAGGADVRCFVVGGKVVAAMKRQGAEGEFRSNLHRGGSAKLIRLSKEERATAMNAAKVMGLNVCGVDILQSATGPVVMEVNSTPGLEGIETATGKDVGELIFKFIEENAKPHRTRTRGKG is encoded by the coding sequence ATGAAAATAGCGATACTTTCGCGCAATAAAAAACTGTACTCGACCAAGCGTTTAGTTGAGGCCGGTGTAGCTCGTGGTCATCAGGTTGATGTGATCGATACGTTGCAATGTTATATGGATATCACTAAAGCGCGTTCAGTGGTGCGATATCGTGGTGAAGAGTTGCCACGTTATGATGCGGTTATTCCGCGCATCGGTGCGTCGATTACCTTCTATGGCACTGCCGTGGTTCGTCAATTTGAAATGATGGGTACGTTCTCCGTGAATGAGTCTGTGGCGATTAGTCGTTCGCGCGACAAGCTGCGATCGTTGCAACTGTTGTCACGTAAAAACGTTGGCTTACCGCGTACCGGTTTTGCCAATAAGTCGACCAATATTAAAGACCTGATTAAAACCGTTGGCGGTGCGCCGCTGGTAGTTAAACTGTTAGAAGGAACTCAAGGTATTGGCGTAGTACTGGCAGAGAATAATAAGTCGGCTGAGAGTATTATCGAAGCGTTTATGGGGCTTAACGCGAATATCTTAGTGCAAGAATTTATCAAAGAAGCCGGCGGCGCTGATGTGCGTTGTTTCGTCGTCGGTGGCAAAGTCGTTGCCGCCATGAAGCGCCAAGGTGCCGAAGGCGAGTTTCGCTCTAACCTTCACCGAGGAGGGTCAGCTAAGCTAATTCGTTTGAGTAAAGAAGAGCGAGCTACCGCCATGAATGCCGCCAAAGTAATGGGCTTGAATGTATGTGGTGTGGATATTCTGCAATCGGCCACTGGGCCAGTAGTGATGGAGGTGAATTCAACTCCAGGTTTAGAAGGAATCGAAACCGCCACTGGCAAAGATGTGGGCGAGCTAATTTTCAAGTTCATTGAAGAGAATGCCAAGCCGCATAGAACTCGAACTCGTGGTAAAGGGTAG
- a CDS encoding TMEM165/GDT1 family protein — MDLKIFLTVFFAVFIAELGDKTQLATMLFAADKEVSKWMIFFAASAALIVATAIGVIAGSWLAKYIDERYLHLIAGIGFIAIGIYTLFGVWSRSGEIS, encoded by the coding sequence GTGGATTTAAAGATTTTTCTAACCGTATTCTTCGCAGTGTTTATTGCTGAACTCGGCGACAAAACCCAATTAGCCACCATGTTATTTGCGGCCGACAAAGAAGTCAGTAAATGGATGATTTTCTTTGCCGCTAGCGCCGCACTGATTGTGGCAACCGCAATTGGCGTTATTGCTGGCAGTTGGCTGGCTAAATATATCGACGAACGCTATTTGCATCTAATTGCCGGCATCGGCTTTATTGCCATTGGCATCTATACTTTGTTCGGCGTATGGAGCCGCTCTGGAGAAATTAGCTAA
- a CDS encoding transglycosylase domain-containing protein, producing MLFGRRLVAKWLRRSVLLGTFASVVFMSVLAVLTVRSMQPLPNNLSAVTTALTKPQLLDRTGRPLTITYQNNWNAHDTVALHQVPEFLQHAFILAEDKRFYQHKGIDWSARFNALLQNILALEGIRGASTISEQVVRMLHPRPRSVWARWVEGWEARELEQQVDKASILEFYLNQVPYAAQRRGVQQAATYYFDRDLHTLSQKEMLSLAVLVRAPSRFDLYKSTDRINGRLNVLIDRAAESDLVADPSVIKQQALTVRRPPALIDVSHFAQRVYTSHANQNHQIPTTLDTELQQFAEHILSSRLRDLAPRRVNNAGMIVVDHQTDEVLVWAVGNGNQQVQKTAYDTVQVKRQPGSTLKPFVYAMALEKDWTAATLIDDSPLSEGVGQGVHAYRNYSNTYYGPISVREALGNSLNIPAIKTAQYVGVEPLLDRFNQLGMTNLTLRSVDYGNGIALGNAEISLLELTTAYATLARGGEYRPLKTTFLPSSNQSTRVFSNAASSLIGNILSDPDARRREFGRGGTLHLPVQTAVKTGTSTDYRDAWVMGYNHRYVVGVWMGNLDNSPMDEITGSSGPALAMRAMFSELNRRGDTRGLPIARNLQRQTVCIQTGLLDDGQCATRDEWFIRGKLPASQAPIETMLRYRLEHPVDQMLVARDPRIPDDSEALELRLNQQQRVARVQWWVDGRLVATTNETRYLWPLEAGEHRFHARVFTVDDTAAQLTNSVLLTVR from the coding sequence ATGCTATTTGGTCGGCGGCTAGTTGCTAAGTGGTTGCGGCGCAGTGTGCTGCTAGGCACCTTCGCTAGCGTTGTTTTTATGAGCGTGTTGGCGGTGCTCACAGTTCGCTCGATGCAGCCCTTGCCAAACAACTTGAGTGCGGTCACAACGGCATTAACCAAGCCGCAGTTGTTGGATCGTACCGGGCGTCCGCTGACCATTACCTATCAAAACAACTGGAATGCGCACGATACTGTTGCGCTGCATCAGGTGCCTGAGTTTCTTCAGCACGCGTTTATTCTTGCCGAAGATAAACGTTTCTACCAGCATAAGGGCATTGATTGGTCGGCTCGATTCAATGCGCTGTTGCAAAACATTTTAGCCTTAGAAGGGATTCGCGGTGCCAGTACGATTAGCGAACAAGTGGTGCGTATGCTGCATCCTCGACCGCGATCCGTATGGGCTCGCTGGGTTGAAGGCTGGGAGGCTCGCGAACTGGAACAACAGGTCGATAAAGCGTCGATTTTGGAATTCTATCTTAACCAAGTGCCTTACGCGGCGCAGCGCCGTGGTGTGCAGCAAGCAGCGACCTATTATTTCGACCGTGACCTGCATACGCTTAGTCAAAAAGAGATGCTGTCGTTGGCAGTGTTAGTTCGCGCGCCATCACGCTTTGATTTGTACAAGAGTACAGATCGAATTAATGGTCGCCTGAATGTGTTGATCGACCGTGCAGCTGAGTCCGACTTAGTAGCTGATCCGTCGGTAATCAAACAGCAAGCGTTAACCGTGCGACGACCGCCGGCACTGATTGATGTTTCGCATTTTGCACAGCGTGTCTACACCTCGCATGCAAATCAAAACCATCAAATACCCACCACCTTAGACACAGAGCTACAACAGTTTGCCGAGCATATATTATCCAGTCGCTTGCGTGATCTAGCGCCCAGGCGGGTTAACAATGCGGGCATGATTGTGGTTGACCACCAAACCGACGAAGTGCTTGTTTGGGCAGTAGGCAATGGAAATCAACAGGTGCAAAAAACCGCTTACGATACCGTACAAGTAAAACGACAGCCTGGCTCGACGTTAAAACCGTTTGTGTATGCGATGGCGCTGGAGAAGGACTGGACAGCCGCGACGTTAATTGATGATAGTCCGTTGAGTGAGGGCGTTGGCCAAGGTGTGCATGCCTACCGCAATTACAGTAACACGTACTACGGGCCGATATCGGTACGCGAAGCGCTCGGGAATTCATTGAATATTCCGGCCATTAAAACAGCTCAGTATGTTGGCGTTGAGCCCTTGCTCGATAGGTTCAATCAATTAGGCATGACGAATCTTACACTGCGCTCGGTAGACTACGGCAATGGCATCGCCTTGGGCAATGCGGAGATTAGCTTGCTAGAGTTAACAACGGCGTATGCGACTTTAGCGCGAGGCGGTGAATATCGGCCGTTGAAGACCACATTTTTACCGTCGAGCAATCAATCCACTCGAGTGTTTTCAAATGCGGCGAGCTCGCTGATCGGCAATATACTGTCTGATCCAGATGCTCGTCGTCGTGAATTCGGGCGTGGAGGAACACTTCATTTGCCTGTACAAACTGCGGTAAAAACCGGAACCTCCACCGATTATAGAGATGCCTGGGTGATGGGCTACAACCATCGCTATGTGGTCGGCGTGTGGATGGGTAATCTCGACAATTCACCTATGGATGAAATTACCGGTTCCAGTGGGCCGGCGTTGGCCATGCGGGCGATGTTTTCTGAACTTAATCGACGAGGTGATACACGTGGGTTGCCAATCGCGCGTAACCTCCAGCGGCAAACAGTCTGCATTCAAACTGGTTTATTAGACGACGGCCAATGTGCGACGCGTGACGAATGGTTTATTCGCGGCAAGTTGCCCGCTTCGCAAGCTCCAATTGAGACAATGCTGAGGTATCGTTTAGAGCATCCGGTCGATCAAATGTTGGTTGCGCGCGACCCTCGCATTCCCGACGACAGTGAGGCTCTCGAGTTACGGTTAAATCAGCAACAGCGTGTTGCCCGCGTGCAATGGTGGGTCGATGGTCGCTTGGTCGCGACGACCAATGAAACACGTTATCTATGGCCGCTGGAAGCTGGCGAGCACCGCTTTCATGCACGTGTTTTCACTGTTGATGATACTGCGGCTCAGCTGACTAACTCGGTCTTGCTCACCGTAAGGTGA